Genomic DNA from Thiosocius teredinicola:
CTCCGCCGAGGAGCGCAAAAAAGCCCGCTCGCAGGCCGAAAAGTAGGCCAACGAGAGTGACGATTATTGTGGCAACCGCCTGTGCGACCAGGATCCGTCTGGCTCGATGCGCATCGAGGTTCTGCATCTGCTGCATGAGATCGTGCTATTGACCGAGCCACCGAAAGCGCGCGCAGTATAAGAATTCCGCGGTATAAGGTCAAACGATCGTCTGATAAAAAACCTAAAGGGTAATCCCGCGGTTTTTAACGTTTTTTACCTGATTTTTTTACTCAGGAATCAGCGGATGTGATCGAGAATCCCCTCGAGCTCTTCGAGGGTGTTGTAGCTGATCACCAGCCGGCCTTTGCCGCCGGCACCCTGCTGCAGGGCCACCTTGGCACCGAGTTTGTCGGTGAGATCGGCCAGCAGGCGACGCACATCGGGATCTTCTTCGGCCGGGGCGGCGGCCGCCGCAGCCGGCTTGGGTTGGGAAAGACGGCGCACCAGCGCTTCGGTTTCGCGTACCGACAAGCCCTTGGCCGCGACCTGCTTGGCGGCATCCAGCTGCATCTTGCCGCTGAGTGCGAGCAGGGCGCGCGCATGTCCCATCTCGAGTTGTCCGCCCTCGACCATTGCCTTTACCTCGCCCTCGAGGTCGAGCAGCCGGATCAGGTTGGTCACCGTGGTGCGCGACTTGCCGACGGCCTGCGCGACCTGCTGGTGGGTCAGTTCGAACTCATTGAGCAAGCGATGTAACGCTGTGGCTTCTTCCAGCGGATTGAGGTCGTCGCGCTGGATGTTCTCAATCAGCGCCATGGCCATCGCGGCTTGGTCGTCGACCTCGCGGATGACGACAGGTATCTCGGACAGGCCGGCGAGTTGGGCCGCACGCCAACGCCGTTCGCCGGCAATGATCTCGTATTTTTTCTCACCAATCGGACGCACGACGATCGGTTGCACCAATCCCTGCGCGGTGATCGAGTCGGCGAGTTCGCGCAGCTTGTCTTCGTCGAAGTTGCGCCGCGGTTGATAACGACCGCGCTGGATCAGATCGACGGCGAGAGAATTCGTTGCAGCTGACGCTGCCGGGCTTTCGTTGGCGGCTACGTCATTCTGCGCAGCAGCGGCAGGTTGCGAGGCACCCAACAAGGCGTCGAGTCCGCGTCCGAGACCTCTTTTTTTTACCATGATCAGGCCGGCGTATTGGTCGGTTGGGGAATGTGTCGACGAGTCATTTCGCTGGCCAATGCCATGTAGCTGATCGCGCCGCGCGAGGCTCTATCATACAGCATCACCGGCAAGCCATGACTGGGTGCCTCGGCGACGCGCACGTTGCGCGGGATGATCGTACGGAACACCTTGTCGCCGAAATGCTGAATCAGCTGCGCTGAAACCTGGTTATCGAGGTTGTTGCGCGGGTCGTGCATGGTGCGCAGGATGCCTTCGATCTCGAGCCGCGGATTGCGGTGTTCCTTGATCTGCTGCACGGTCGAGCGCAGTGCCGACAGGCCTTCCAGTGCGTAATACTCGGTCTGCAAGGGGACCAGTACGCCGTCGGCAGCAACCAAGGCATTCAAGGTCAGCATGTTCAGCGAAGGCGGGCAGTCGATGAGGATGTAATCGTAGCTGTCCTTGACTGGCGCAAGTGCCTGCTCGAGGTGCTTCTCGCGCATTGGCGCATCGAGCAGTTGTACCTCGGCGGCAGTCAGGTCGCCGTTAGATGGCAACACATCGTAGCCCGCTTCACTGCGTGCCAGGCAATCGGCCAACGGCACTTCGCCCATCAAGGCTTCGAGGGTGGTGTTCTCCGACGCATGCTTGTCGATGCCACTGCCGGTCGTCGCGTTGCCTTGCGGATCGATATCGACGAGCAGCACGCGCTGTTTCATCGCCGCCAGTGCGGCAGCCGTATTCACGGCCGTCGTGGTTTTGCCCACGCCGCCTTTCTGGTTGGCAACTGCGATTATTCGTCCCATGGTGGTCACGCTCGGATGTGTCTTCTGCCGCCCGCCGTGTGGCCGGACCGACAATCATAACCACGCAGCGGAAAAAAGACAGCCACTCAACCGGTAGACCGGACGCGCGAGGCGACCACGAGGTGGCGCCGCCCTACCTCGCCCGGCACGGTCAACGGATGGATCTCCGCTTGGTATTGCGAAGGCAGTTCGGCAACCTCGGCGTTCGGCCGGGCGCCTTTCATGACCAGCCACTTGCCATCGCCCGCCAACAGCGCTCGGGTGCAGGCGACCACATCGGCCAGCGTCGCGACCGCCCTGGCCGTGATGCAGGCGTAGTGGCCCGGACGCTGCAACGCCTCGGCGCGGGAATGCACGACTTCGACGTTCGGCAGACCCAGGTCGGTGACGACCTGGCGCACGAAGCGGGTCTTCTTGCCGTTGCTATCAAGCAACGTGCATTCGATATCCGGTCGCACGATGGCCAGCGGTATGCCAGGCAGCCCCGCCCCGGTGCCGACATCGAGCAGCGGGCCTTTGTCCACCCACGGCAAGATCGACAGGCTGTCCAACAGGTGCTTGGGCACCATCTGGCGTGGATCACGAACGGCGGTCAGGTTGTAGGTGCGGTTCCATTTTTCCAGCAAACCGAGAAACGCCAGCAAGGTTTCCTGCCGGCCGCTCTCGATCGGCAGATGCATGACGTCGAGCCCTTCGGCCAGCTGGCGCAGCCAGGCAACCTGATAATTCACTTGTGTACGCATGGGCGAATTCTAACCAAACCGAGGGGGCCCCCGCTGTTAAGATGCGTAATCGATCCGATTCGGAGAAAGGCGCATGCGCAAACTCTACGGTGTCACTCAATCGCGGGCATTTCGGCCACTGTGGGTAATGCATGAGCTGGGGCTCGATTTTGAGCAGGTGCCGCTGGATTTTCGCGGCGATGATCTGCGCGCTGCCGACTACCTGGCGCTAAACCCGAACGGTCGTATTCCAACGCTGGTCGACGACGATTTCGTTTTGTGGGAATCGATGGCGATCACGCTCTATCTGGCCCGCAAATACGACAACACCGGACTGCTGTGGCCGAGCTCGGTCGAGGGCGAGGCTCGCGCGTGGCAATGGTCATTCTGGGTCATGACCGAGGTCGAAGCGCCGCTCCTGAGCGTGCTGATGCACACCCGCGTGTTACCGGAGGAAAAGCGCAAGCCGGAGAAAGCAAAACGCGACCTCGGCTTGCTGAAGGCGCCATTCAGTGTTCTCGAGAAATCGCTGCACGACCGCGACTACCTGCTCGGCGAGGCGTTCAGCATTGCCGACCTGAACGTGGCAGCGGTGATGTCATGGTGCAAGCCGGCACGCGTCGTAACCCGCGACTACCCGAACCTGGATGACTGGCTGAAACGCTGCCTGGCGCGGCCTGCGCGAAAAGCCGCGCAGAAGACGTGAACGATCGCGACAAGAAACCGACCGCCGAACGTTTTCTGTGGCTGCTGAGTTTCGCCGCGGCCCTGTCGTTCGCCGCATGGCAGACCCTGCTGAACAACTTTGCGGTCGAACGGGCTGCTTTCACCGGCGTGGAGATCGGCATCCTGCAGAGCCTGCGTGAAGTGCCCGGGTTTCTCGCGTTCACCACGGTGTTCGTGTTGCTTGTGCTGCGCGAACAAACCTTCGCAGTGCTGGCAATCGCCGTACTTGGCATTGGTGTCGCGTTAACCGGGTTCTTTCCGCAAGAGTATGCGTTCTATGCCACCACCGTGTTGATGTCGGTGGGCTTCCACTACTTCTTCACCGTACAGAAATCGCTGGTGCTGCAGTGGGTTTCGGTCGAGCGAACACCGCTCACGTTGGGGCGGATATCTGCAGCGCGCTCGTATGCCGCGATCTGTGCGTTCGCTGTGATCTGGGTCGGTATCGAACTGTGGGCGATCGACTATCGCTGGCTCTACCTGCTCGCCGGTGCCGGCACTGTCGCCCTGGCCGTTTGGTGCTGGCGCGCCTTTCCGCGGTTCTCGCACGCCGTGCCACAGCACAAACACCTGGTTATGCGCCGGCGTTATTGGCTGTATTACGCACTGACCTTCATGAGCGGTGCGCGGCGTCAGATCTTCATTGTCTTTGCCGGTTTCCTTATGGTCGAAAAGTTCGGCTTTTCAGCCTCGGACATCGCCGCGCTGTTCCTGATCAATCACCTGATCAACACCTGGGCGGCGCCGCGTATCGGCCGTTTCGTGGAACGCTGGGGTGAACGCAGCGCACTGTCGATCGAGTACCTTGGACTGATCGTGATCTTTACGTCATACGCGTTCGTCGAGTCGGCGTGGTGGGCCGCGGGACTGTTCGTGCTCGACCACCTGTTGTTCGCGATGGCGATAGCGATCGAGAGCTACTTTAAAAAGATCGCCGACCCGCAGGACATGGCATCGACCGCCGGCGTCTCGTTCACGATCAACCACATCGCAGCCGTGGTCATCCCGGTGGTGTTCGGCGTGATCTGGCTGCAGTCTCACGCGGCGGTGTTTCTGTTGGGTGCGGCCATGGCAGCGGGCTCTTTGGCACTCGCCCGACGGGTACCTGCCGATCCCGGCCCTGAAGCTGTTGCCGTGCCGATTGCAAACAGGTTGCGCAGTCGACGGGTGGCGGAAACCACCTCGCTCGCCCGCGAAGTACCTCCGGCCGATTAATCCTCTCCGTCTCCCTGTCAGTCGGCGGACAGGAACAAAATTCCCTGCAAACGCGATTTGATTTCAAGGTCGCGCTTCCGCGGCCGCCATATTTCAGGATGCGGGGTCCTATCGACCCAAGGGGAAACGCATGCATGGACACGTCATCAATCCGGAAGGCCGCGGTCGCTGCCTCTTGTCGCCTGTAGAAAAGGTGGCAGAGAGCTATCCGTACCGGCTTGCAACCCCCTGGGCGACCACCGGCCGCCACGCCGACCCTGCCGTTCTGCGATGATCGATCGACACCCAAAAAGCAACGACGCCGAGCCGCAGTATCCGTCCGGGCGCAGAGACGGGCTCGCAGAATCGGGGCTGGCGTCTGCGCGCAGCTACATCCCGGCGGTCACGCTCATCGTGGCTTTATTACTGATGCTGGCTGCCAGCCTCGGGGTTAACCTGATCTCGAGCAACGAGAGTGCGTTGAGCGTGAGTGATAGCGGTGATCTCCGCTCTCCGGTTGTATGGATGTTGCTCAGTGCTATGGCGGTCGCCACCAGCGTCGCACTGGGCCTGCAGTTGCGGCGCTATCGGGATCGCGTTGAAAAGGCTCTGGCCGAGAAAAATCACGTACTGCGCGAGAACCAGGAATTCATACGCGGGCTGTTCGACGACAACCCGAGCGTCACACTGTTGATCGAGCCGCACAGCGGTCGCATCGTGGCGGCCAACAATGCAGCGGTATTGTTTTACGGCTACCCGCGCGAAGCGTTGGTCGCCATGACGATCGACGACATCAACGTACTGTCTGCACCGCGCGTTGCCGAGGCACGGCGTGATGCACTGCGCCAGTCGCGTTCTTTCTTTGAGTTTCCCCATCGCCTGGCGAACGGTGAGATTCGTGACGTCGAAGTATTCGTCAAGCCGATCGAGAGCGAAGGCCGCGATCTGCTGCTGTCGATCATTCACGACGTGTCGGCCCACAAACATGCGCAACGTGCGCTGCGCGAGAGTGAGCAACGCCTACGCATCGCCGGGCGTGCAAGCTACGATGTCATCTACGAATGGGATCCGGTCAGCGGCAAACTCACCTGGTTCGGCGACATCGATACGATGCTCGGTTTCGCCTACGGCGAGATACGTCGCGACAATCAATGGCAGACGCTGGTTCACCCTGAAGACAAAAAGGCGATTGAAGACGCCATGGCCTGTCGGCAGAGGAATACCGAAACCTGTGTCGTCGAATACCGGATCGCGACCCAGGCCGGCGAATACCGCTCGTGGCTGGACAAGTCGTCGGCCCTGCTCGATGAAAACGGCCGCGCTTACAAATGGGTAGGCGTATGTACCGATATTACCGAGCGCAAGAAGGCCGACGATGACCTTCGACTGGCCGCCGCCGTGTTCCAGCACGCCCAGGAAAGCATCATCATCGCCGACGCGCAACGCAACATCGTCGACGTCAAT
This window encodes:
- a CDS encoding ParB/RepB/Spo0J family partition protein; translation: MVKKRGLGRGLDALLGASQPAAAAQNDVAANESPAASAATNSLAVDLIQRGRYQPRRNFDEDKLRELADSITAQGLVQPIVVRPIGEKKYEIIAGERRWRAAQLAGLSEIPVVIREVDDQAAMAMALIENIQRDDLNPLEEATALHRLLNEFELTHQQVAQAVGKSRTTVTNLIRLLDLEGEVKAMVEGGQLEMGHARALLALSGKMQLDAAKQVAAKGLSVRETEALVRRLSQPKPAAAAAAPAEEDPDVRRLLADLTDKLGAKVALQQGAGGKGRLVISYNTLEELEGILDHIR
- a CDS encoding ParA family protein; protein product: MGRIIAVANQKGGVGKTTTAVNTAAALAAMKQRVLLVDIDPQGNATTGSGIDKHASENTTLEALMGEVPLADCLARSEAGYDVLPSNGDLTAAEVQLLDAPMREKHLEQALAPVKDSYDYILIDCPPSLNMLTLNALVAADGVLVPLQTEYYALEGLSALRSTVQQIKEHRNPRLEIEGILRTMHDPRNNLDNQVSAQLIQHFGDKVFRTIIPRNVRVAEAPSHGLPVMLYDRASRGAISYMALASEMTRRHIPQPTNTPA
- the rsmG gene encoding 16S rRNA (guanine(527)-N(7))-methyltransferase RsmG gives rise to the protein MRTQVNYQVAWLRQLAEGLDVMHLPIESGRQETLLAFLGLLEKWNRTYNLTAVRDPRQMVPKHLLDSLSILPWVDKGPLLDVGTGAGLPGIPLAIVRPDIECTLLDSNGKKTRFVRQVVTDLGLPNVEVVHSRAEALQRPGHYACITARAVATLADVVACTRALLAGDGKWLVMKGARPNAEVAELPSQYQAEIHPLTVPGEVGRRHLVVASRVRSTG
- a CDS encoding glutathione S-transferase family protein, producing the protein MRKLYGVTQSRAFRPLWVMHELGLDFEQVPLDFRGDDLRAADYLALNPNGRIPTLVDDDFVLWESMAITLYLARKYDNTGLLWPSSVEGEARAWQWSFWVMTEVEAPLLSVLMHTRVLPEEKRKPEKAKRDLGLLKAPFSVLEKSLHDRDYLLGEAFSIADLNVAAVMSWCKPARVVTRDYPNLDDWLKRCLARPARKAAQKT
- a CDS encoding MFS transporter; translated protein: MNDRDKKPTAERFLWLLSFAAALSFAAWQTLLNNFAVERAAFTGVEIGILQSLREVPGFLAFTTVFVLLVLREQTFAVLAIAVLGIGVALTGFFPQEYAFYATTVLMSVGFHYFFTVQKSLVLQWVSVERTPLTLGRISAARSYAAICAFAVIWVGIELWAIDYRWLYLLAGAGTVALAVWCWRAFPRFSHAVPQHKHLVMRRRYWLYYALTFMSGARRQIFIVFAGFLMVEKFGFSASDIAALFLINHLINTWAAPRIGRFVERWGERSALSIEYLGLIVIFTSYAFVESAWWAAGLFVLDHLLFAMAIAIESYFKKIADPQDMASTAGVSFTINHIAAVVIPVVFGVIWLQSHAAVFLLGAAMAAGSLALARRVPADPGPEAVAVPIANRLRSRRVAETTSLAREVPPAD